A stretch of Diceros bicornis minor isolate mBicDic1 chromosome 29, mDicBic1.mat.cur, whole genome shotgun sequence DNA encodes these proteins:
- the HELT gene encoding hairy and enhancer of split-related protein HELT, whose product MSDKLKERKQSHPKHTNFCSQRTPVSHKVIEKRRRDRINRCLNELGKTVPMALAKQSSGKLEKAEILEMTVQYLRALHSADFPRGREKADLLAEFANYFHYGYHECMKNLVHYLTTVERMETKDTKYARILAFLQSKARLGAEPAFQPLGSLPEPDFSYQLHPAGPEFAGHSPGEAAVFPQGAAPGPFSWPHGAARSPALPYLPSAPVPLPSPAQQHSPFLAPVQSLDRHYLNLIGHAHPNALNLHTPQHPQLL is encoded by the exons ATGTCAGACAAGCTCAAGGAACGCAAA CAAAGTCATCCTAAACATACAAACTTCTGTTCGCAGAGAACCCCCGTTTCCCACAAAGTGATAGAAAAGCGAAGGAGGGACCGGATTAACCGCTGCTTGAACGAGCTGGGCAAGACGGTGCCCATGGCCCTGGCGAAGCAG AGTTCCGGGAAGCTGGAGAAGGCGGAGATCCTCGAGATGACCGTCCAGTACCTGAGAGCCCTGCACTCCGCTGATTTTCCCCGGGGAAGGGAAAAAG CAGACCTGCTAGCAGAGTTTGCCAACTACTTCCACTACGGCTACCACGAGTGCATGAAGAACCTGGTGCATTACCTCACCACCGTGGAGCGGATGGAGACCAAGGACACCAAGTACGCACGCATCCTCGCCTTCCTGCAGTCCAAGGCCCGCTTGGGCGCCGAGCCCGCCTTCCAGCCGCTGGGTTCTCTCCCGGAGCCAGATTTCTCCTATCAGCTGCACCCGGCGGGGCCCGAGTTTGCGGGCCACAGCCCCGGTGAGGCCGCCGTATTCCCGCAGGGCGCGGCTCCCGGGCCCTTCTCCTGGCCGCACGGCGCGGCCCGCAGCCCAGCGCTGCCCTACCTGCCCAGCGCGCCCGTGCCGCTCCCGAGCCCCGCGCAGCAGCACAGCCCCTTCCTGGCGCCGGTGCAGAGCCTGGACCGGCACTACCTCAACCTGATCGGCCACGCCCACCCCAACGCCCTCAACCTGCACACGCCCCAGCACCCCCAGCTGCTCTGA